A single Drosophila miranda strain MSH22 chromosome XR, D.miranda_PacBio2.1, whole genome shotgun sequence DNA region contains:
- the LOC108152888 gene encoding uncharacterized protein LOC108152888, which produces MKIQLVSILGYLLVGCAVLSEASFVPATTLGVPAAVAPALVPPPTSYQFVARNWNRFYVPTSTGVATYHPPATTYYKYSGGYPAYPAYPSVYPSAYPSVYPAAYPYGYGYYPNYNYGHGYKSVW; this is translated from the coding sequence CAATTGGTATCCATTTTGGGGTATCTCCTGGTGGGATGTGCTGTTCTCTCCGAGGCCAGCTTTGTTCCTGCCACTACTCTGGGAGTTCCCGCTGCAGTGGCTCCCGCACTGGTGCCACCTCCCACCAGCTATCAGTTTGTGGCACGCAATTGGAATCGTTTCTATGTGCCAACATCCACTGGTGTGGCCACCTATCACCCACCAGCCACAACGTACTACAAGTACAGTGGTGGCTATCCAGCGTATCCAGCATATCCTTCTGTCTATCCATCGGCCTATCCCTCGGTCTATCCTGCGGCATATccctatggctatggctattaCCCCAACTATAATTATGGCCATGGCTACAAGAGTGTCTGGTGA
- the LOC108150901 gene encoding cuticlin-2, with amino-acid sequence MLACAGAMPAVGPAVFPAASGSSFGVFPGSAAAPFAAYTNGPFGGPFGSAASFVGVPFGAAAFPGAPFGAAAPLVNAPLGAAPLAVSSSQRLDYFNQFNAAFGPPAAGRLLAAGPAGVAALNAPPFPASRFQIQPTRLIAPGAFFF; translated from the coding sequence ATGTTGGCCTGTGCCGGAGCGATGCCAGCCGTGGGTCCTGCAGTGTTTCCCGCAGCGTCTGGCTCTTCGTTTGGCGTGTTTCCtggatctgctgctgctcccttTGCTGCCTACACAAATGGACCGTTTGGTGGTCCTTTTGGTAGCGCCGCTTCCTTTGTTGGTGTCCCCTTTGGAGCCGCTGCTTTTCCTGGGGCTCCAtttggtgctgctgctcctttggTTAATGCTCCTCTGGGTGCTGCTCCTTTGGCTGTCTCTAGCAGTCAGCGTTTGGATTACTTCAATCAGTTCAATGCCGCCTTCGGTCCGCCTGCTGCCGGACGTCTCCTGGCCGCTGGTCCTGCGGGAGTTGCTGCTCTGAATGCTCCACCATTTCCAGCTTCTCGATTCCAGATCCAGCCCACACGATTGATTGCTCCAGGCGCATTCTTCTTTTAA
- the LOC108152337 gene encoding uncharacterized protein LOC108152337: MAPKMGPDLGLGLGVEQEQKREREQEREREPERDSIDGHNYAEIDVVNDSDFCYLTNLNNYYQEQRLNALRRGMPSLPEMKTTATSTSPWHEHEPKEDPPKSKPTLQVLRNPKKWRVTRAVDDIVKVMIIASSEHVLDYDVLW; this comes from the coding sequence ATGGCCCCGAAGATGGGACCAGACTTGGGTCTGGGACTTGGCgtggagcaggagcagaagaGGGAGCGGGAACAGGAACGGgagcgagagccagagcgGGACAGCATCGATGGTCACAATTATGCAGAGATCGATGTGGTCAATGACTCGGACTTTTGCTACCTAACGAATCTCAACAATTACTACCAGGAGCAGCGCCTCAATGCCCTACGCCGAGGTATGCCTTCCCTGCCGGAGATGAAGACGACAGCCACTTCGACGAGTCCCTGGCATGAGCATGAGCCCAAGGAGGATCCGCCCAAAAGCAAGCCCACATTACAAGTGCTGAGGAATCCCAAAAAGTGGAGGGTAACCCGTGCCGTGGATGATATTGTAAAGGTGATGATTATTGCCTCCTCGGAGCATGTCCTCGACTACGATGTGCTGTggtag